Proteins from a genomic interval of Methanoplanus endosymbiosus:
- the tnpC gene encoding IS66 family transposase, whose product MPHDYLKDKIFRFVVTDPEGATDLIKIYESTLSNYETHINIQEQRIIELEARLNQNSSNSSFPPSRDIYPPNKNKTDDENKTNNKNNKSDKGNKGNKGNKGNKGNKGNKGNKGNKGNKNRNTSLRNKSGKKVGGQQGHKGTTLELNNNPHETSNIEVNTCPCGNDLSDVESEKYIRRQVFDTPPVDPRITEFRAEIKYCPKCGRRIVGPFPENVNQTVQYGDNLKANALYIKNQIFTSYEKEKTYFIDQYCISISPATLIAFEKNAHKTLNKFEYDLREELIKSSVLNADETGLRVIGERWWLHSIGNEHLTLYAVHPKRGSVATDEMGVLPQYDGVLVHDFWVGYSKYNCTHSYCNAHIMRELNGVWEGYKQNWAKDMIDLYKQIYHYLFIEDRKDPLELEKFRIKYMKIIESGFKENPPPAEKKAGQRGRVKNSKPFNLLVRLRDYEEDILRFMYNSLVAVIL is encoded by the coding sequence ATGCCTCATGATTACCTTAAGGATAAAATATTTCGGTTCGTTGTAACTGATCCTGAAGGTGCTACAGACTTAATCAAAATTTACGAATCCACATTAAGTAATTATGAAACTCACATTAATATTCAAGAGCAAAGAATAATAGAACTTGAAGCTCGGTTAAATCAAAATAGCAGCAATAGCAGTTTCCCACCATCTCGTGATATTTATCCTCCAAACAAAAATAAAACAGATGATGAGAATAAAACCAATAATAAGAACAATAAAAGCGATAAAGGCAATAAAGGAAATAAAGGCAATAAAGGAAATAAAGGCAATAAAGGAAATAAAGGAAATAAAGGAAATAAAGGCAATAAAAACCGAAATACCAGTTTAAGAAATAAGTCCGGAAAAAAAGTTGGTGGTCAGCAGGGTCATAAAGGAACAACACTCGAATTAAATAATAATCCTCATGAAACCAGTAATATTGAGGTTAACACATGTCCTTGTGGGAATGATCTTAGCGATGTGGAATCTGAAAAATATATTCGTCGGCAAGTTTTTGATACTCCACCTGTGGATCCCCGCATAACCGAATTTAGGGCAGAAATCAAGTATTGTCCAAAATGCGGGCGTAGAATAGTGGGTCCTTTCCCGGAAAATGTTAATCAAACTGTCCAGTATGGAGATAATTTAAAAGCGAATGCGCTATACATTAAAAATCAGATATTCACATCATATGAGAAAGAAAAGACATATTTCATAGATCAATACTGTATCAGCATAAGCCCAGCCACACTAATTGCATTTGAAAAAAACGCTCATAAAACCCTTAATAAGTTTGAATATGATTTAAGAGAGGAATTGATTAAATCCTCTGTACTAAATGCTGATGAAACTGGTCTTAGAGTTATAGGAGAAAGATGGTGGCTTCATTCAATTGGAAATGAACACCTGACGTTGTATGCAGTACATCCTAAAAGAGGATCTGTTGCAACTGATGAAATGGGAGTACTTCCACAGTATGATGGTGTATTAGTACATGATTTTTGGGTTGGTTATTCAAAATATAATTGTACACATTCTTATTGCAATGCCCATATAATGAGAGAATTAAACGGAGTTTGGGAAGGATACAAACAAAATTGGGCAAAGGATATGATTGACCTTTATAAGCAAATTTACCATTATCTTTTCATTGAGGATAGAAAGGATCCTTTAGAGCTTGAAAAATTCCGAATTAAATATATGAAAATAATTGAATCTGGATTCAAAGAAAATCCACCTCCTGCTGAAAAAAAAGCCGGGCAAAGAGGGCGAGTAAAAAATTCAAAACCTTTCAACTTACTTGTTAGGCTCAGAGATTATGAAGAAGATATACTGCGGTTCATGTACAATTCCTTAGTGGCTGTAATTTTATAA
- a CDS encoding ISAzo13 family transposase codes for MDLDAFIANIYEGLTPHLNERQIRIFASTMANSYGRGGVTNVSKITGMSRSTINIGRKQLDSGEIYPYDKVRSEGAGRKKITEIDPELINDLDFLIEPTSRGDPESPLRWTCLSTRNLAEELINKGHNVSHTCVSKLLNYSGYSLQAPRKTEEGKSHEDRNEQFEFINEFVKKYQTHNQPVISVDCKKKENIGNYTNKGQEWRPKGKPVKVKDHDFIDKELGKAIPYGIYDISNNSGWVNVGVDHETSEFAVESIRRWWITMGQEIYPNAESLLITADSGGSNGYRRKAWKVELQKFCDEFNLMVSVCHFPPGTSKWNKIEHRLFSAISKNWRGRPLINMETIVNLIANTRTSKGLTVQCSVDNNSYPLGRKVSKEEMNELFLLPNQFHGEWNYTIAPKDECYYVVDDL; via the coding sequence ATGGATCTGGATGCTTTCATTGCAAATATTTACGAGGGCCTAACACCTCATCTAAATGAGAGGCAAATAAGGATCTTTGCTTCAACTATGGCTAATTCATATGGTCGTGGTGGAGTTACAAATGTTTCTAAAATAACAGGGATGTCAAGATCTACAATAAATATTGGAAGAAAACAATTAGATTCTGGAGAGATTTATCCATATGACAAAGTTAGATCTGAAGGAGCTGGAAGGAAAAAAATAACAGAGATTGATCCTGAATTAATTAATGATCTAGACTTTCTTATTGAGCCAACTTCGAGAGGAGATCCCGAATCACCTCTAAGGTGGACATGTCTAAGTACAAGGAATTTAGCTGAGGAATTAATAAATAAAGGGCATAATGTAAGCCATACTTGTGTTTCAAAGCTATTGAATTATTCGGGTTACAGCCTTCAGGCACCAAGGAAAACTGAAGAAGGCAAATCTCATGAGGACAGAAACGAACAATTTGAATTCATTAATGAATTTGTCAAAAAGTATCAGACCCATAACCAACCAGTAATTTCTGTTGATTGCAAAAAGAAGGAAAATATTGGGAATTACACAAATAAAGGGCAGGAATGGCGTCCTAAGGGTAAGCCTGTCAAAGTCAAGGATCATGATTTTATTGATAAAGAACTTGGGAAAGCAATACCATATGGAATTTATGATATCAGCAATAACTCCGGTTGGGTCAATGTAGGTGTAGATCATGAAACATCAGAATTTGCAGTTGAAAGCATCAGGAGATGGTGGATAACTATGGGTCAGGAAATATACCCCAATGCAGAATCTCTTCTTATAACAGCAGATTCTGGAGGTAGTAATGGTTATAGGAGAAAAGCATGGAAAGTTGAATTGCAAAAATTTTGTGACGAATTTAACCTTATGGTGTCAGTCTGCCACTTTCCGCCAGGAACAAGCAAGTGGAATAAAATTGAGCATCGCTTATTTTCTGCAATCTCTAAAAATTGGAGAGGAAGACCATTGATTAATATGGAGACAATAGTAAATTTAATCGCCAATACAAGAACATCTAAGGGATTGACGGTTCAATGTTCTGTTGATAACAATTCATATCCTCTTGGAAGGAAAGTATCAAAAGAAGAGATGAACGAATTGTTCCTTCTCCCAAATCAATTTCATGGTGAATGGAATTATACTATTGCTCCAAAGGATGAATGTTACTATGTCGTGGACGACTTATAA
- a CDS encoding sugar phosphate nucleotidyltransferase has translation MNPEKNNYDIVLFCGGRGTRLSEKTREMPKPLIELGEYPILWHIMKIYAHNNFNKFVLTLGYKGEMIVDYFLNQYNLTQNLCVKLSDIKIPPAKDDWDISFVQTGIESKTAKRLHICREYIKSETFMATYGDGVADINLESLLKRHKILKEKHGIIATITITRPYSKYGIVKLNEDFVDSFREKPQMDEYINVGFMVLEKEIFDYINEDEDVMFEETLQKIADDGKLGFYIHDGFWHAMDTYKDYEELNEIWKVDPKWKIWND, from the coding sequence ATGAATCCGGAAAAAAATAATTACGATATCGTTCTTTTTTGCGGAGGCAGAGGGACACGCCTAAGTGAAAAAACAAGAGAAATGCCAAAACCCTTAATCGAGCTTGGTGAATATCCAATTCTCTGGCACATAATGAAAATCTATGCCCACAATAATTTCAATAAATTTGTTTTGACACTTGGCTACAAAGGCGAGATGATTGTAGACTACTTCTTAAACCAATATAATCTCACTCAAAACTTATGTGTAAAATTATCCGATATAAAAATTCCACCTGCAAAAGACGATTGGGATATCTCATTTGTTCAGACAGGTATTGAATCTAAAACTGCAAAAAGACTTCATATTTGCAGGGAATACATAAAATCTGAAACCTTTATGGCAACATACGGCGATGGGGTAGCTGATATTAATCTTGAAAGCCTTTTAAAAAGACATAAAATCTTAAAGGAAAAGCATGGGATAATTGCAACAATAACAATTACACGTCCCTATTCAAAATATGGAATTGTCAAATTAAATGAGGATTTTGTTGATAGTTTCAGGGAAAAACCCCAGATGGATGAATATATAAACGTAGGCTTCATGGTTCTTGAAAAAGAAATATTTGATTACATAAATGAAGATGAAGACGTGATGTTTGAAGAGACATTACAAAAAATTGCCGATGACGGAAAACTCGGGTTTTATATTCACGACGGATTTTGGCATGCAATGGATACATACAAGGATTACGAAGAATTAAATGAGATATGGAAGGTGGATCCCAAATGGAAGATATGGAACGACTAA
- a CDS encoding GDP-mannose 4,6-dehydratase, whose protein sequence is MEDMERLRFWSGKRVLVTGATGVVGLNLVNTLEKYDAEVVALVRDWVPKSGLLGKWLYGESSVKLVRGELEDYNLILRTLAEYEIEYVFHLGAQTIVQVGNRSPLTTFKANIEGTWNLLEAVRILNQYSDDIKAVCVASSDKAYGASTILPYTEDMALCGEHPYDVSKSCTDLIAQAYGKSYGIPVCIARMGNIYGPGDLNFNRIVPGTIRNIIENKAPEIRSDGTPVREYFYVADAVDAYLTMAEKVSSGGLAGEAFNFSSGEKFSALEFIEKISGIMKSNLKPVIQNTSRNEIQDQYLSIKKAEEILNWYPKHSLENGLKQTIQWYKEVLK, encoded by the coding sequence ATGGAAGATATGGAACGACTAAGATTCTGGTCGGGAAAAAGGGTGCTTGTTACAGGTGCAACCGGTGTTGTTGGTCTTAATCTTGTAAATACACTTGAGAAATACGATGCTGAGGTTGTTGCACTCGTTCGTGACTGGGTGCCAAAGTCAGGTCTGCTTGGAAAATGGCTATACGGTGAATCATCTGTTAAACTTGTAAGAGGGGAACTTGAGGATTACAACTTAATTTTAAGGACACTTGCAGAATATGAAATAGAATATGTGTTTCATCTGGGAGCCCAGACAATTGTTCAGGTGGGAAACCGTTCTCCTCTGACTACATTTAAAGCAAATATAGAGGGGACTTGGAATCTTTTAGAGGCTGTACGTATTCTAAACCAGTATTCGGATGACATAAAGGCAGTCTGTGTTGCATCTTCTGATAAGGCATATGGTGCAAGCACTATACTCCCATATACAGAGGATATGGCTCTGTGTGGTGAGCATCCGTATGATGTTTCCAAGAGCTGCACTGACCTGATTGCGCAGGCTTACGGAAAATCCTATGGTATTCCTGTATGTATTGCAAGGATGGGCAATATCTACGGCCCTGGAGATCTCAATTTTAACCGTATTGTTCCCGGGACGATCAGAAATATTATTGAAAATAAGGCTCCTGAAATTAGAAGTGACGGGACTCCTGTCAGAGAGTACTTCTATGTTGCAGATGCCGTTGATGCATATCTCACGATGGCAGAGAAGGTAAGCAGCGGCGGTCTTGCAGGTGAGGCATTTAATTTCAGCAGTGGTGAAAAATTCTCCGCACTTGAATTTATTGAAAAGATAAGCGGCATTATGAAATCAAATTTGAAGCCTGTTATTCAGAATACAAGCAGAAATGAGATTCAGGACCAGTATCTTTCCATAAAAAAGGCTGAAGAAATTTTAAACTGGTATCCGAAGCACAGTCTTGAAAATGGCTTAAAGCAGACAATTCAGTGGTACAAAGAGGTATTAAAATGA
- a CDS encoding dTDP-4-dehydrorhamnose 3,5-epimerase family protein, which produces MIEGVEIIPLATFLDERGAVRHMLKCTDSHFNGFGEIYFSQIFPNAIKGWHVHRVMELNYAVVSGNIKLVLYDAREDSSTFGEIQEIFMGENNYVLAKVPPHVVNGFKAIGDEKAIVANCATTAHDPDEIERIDPFDDEIGYDWDIRHG; this is translated from the coding sequence ATGATAGAAGGAGTTGAAATCATTCCTCTCGCAACTTTTTTGGACGAGAGAGGTGCAGTCAGGCATATGCTGAAATGCACAGACTCGCACTTTAATGGATTTGGTGAGATATATTTCTCCCAGATTTTTCCAAATGCTATCAAAGGTTGGCATGTTCACAGGGTAATGGAGTTGAATTATGCAGTTGTCTCCGGCAATATCAAGCTTGTTTTATATGATGCACGGGAAGATTCATCGACATTCGGAGAGATTCAGGAGATTTTCATGGGTGAGAATAACTACGTGCTTGCAAAGGTTCCTCCCCATGTTGTAAACGGTTTTAAGGCAATAGGTGATGAGAAGGCAATAGTTGCAAACTGTGCGACAACTGCCCACGACCCGGATGAAATTGAAAGAATCGATCCCTTTGATGATGAAATTGGTTATGACTGGGATATAAGGCACGGGTGA
- a CDS encoding SDR family oxidoreductase, producing MKKILITGVTGFAGFKIYHALKNSGNYEVKGTGRSSGESVDFVADLTDLESVKNMGQHFSPDVVIHLAAMAKTDICERNKDDCYAANVISTKNLVEMFPDCKFIYFSTYAVYNTKKGNCDESCKITATNHYIQTKIEAESYVNPLNDYIIFRPSVIFGYMPLKIKTKNYFMQLIEMVHDKKVMRSPADQFFNPVSIDVVAEIIGLSIEGDVSGVFNIGSNEDISKYDFNLMIMERFGFNLKYLEPAVADSFAVKRPGNGTVSSMKIQFTLSYRVPGISEMIDSLYDEIKENPDIPGV from the coding sequence ATGAAAAAAATATTAATTACCGGTGTTACAGGATTTGCAGGGTTTAAAATTTATCATGCTTTAAAGAATTCCGGAAATTATGAGGTTAAAGGAACTGGCAGAAGTTCCGGTGAATCTGTGGATTTTGTTGCTGATCTGACAGATTTAGAATCCGTAAAAAATATGGGGCAGCATTTTTCACCTGACGTTGTTATACATCTTGCAGCAATGGCAAAAACAGATATTTGTGAGAGGAATAAGGATGATTGTTATGCTGCAAATGTGATTTCCACCAAAAATCTTGTGGAAATGTTTCCCGATTGTAAATTTATATATTTCTCAACATATGCTGTATACAATACAAAAAAAGGAAATTGTGATGAATCCTGCAAAATCACAGCTACCAATCATTATATTCAAACCAAGATTGAAGCTGAAAGTTACGTAAATCCCCTGAATGATTATATTATTTTCAGACCTTCAGTCATCTTTGGGTATATGCCACTTAAGATAAAAACAAAAAATTATTTTATGCAACTCATTGAGATGGTGCATGATAAAAAAGTTATGCGTTCTCCCGCAGATCAGTTTTTCAACCCTGTTTCAATAGATGTTGTTGCGGAGATTATCGGGTTATCAATAGAGGGTGATGTCTCAGGCGTTTTTAACATAGGTTCTAATGAGGATATAAGCAAGTATGATTTTAACCTAATGATAATGGAACGTTTTGGGTTTAATTTAAAATATCTAGAACCAGCTGTTGCAGACAGTTTTGCAGTTAAAAGGCCGGGTAATGGTACAGTATCTTCCATGAAAATACAATTCACTCTTTCATATAGGGTTCCAGGTATTTCAGAGATGATTGATTCTTTGTATGATGAAATTAAAGAGAATCCTGATATTCCTGGTGTTTAA
- a CDS encoding glycosyltransferase family 2 protein produces MSESPLVSICIPTFNRAGMVGKAIESALSQTYQNIEVIVVDNASTDNIEEFVASFDDSRLKFVKNEENLGLFGNFNRCIDLYNGSFLHILHSDDYIDKDFTEKCVCFFKEHPDVWLTSTSSCIIGDDNIKENQYSDKDIVFKSPEGFRRLLSERCFISCPSVMVRRGLYEEIGKFSLEYPYSSDYYQWLRVSRVFDIGYISDAWVNYRIGKHSESYRLLFSTPLGYMDTLEIYTRLVGELGSEVVDYSSELNLSLRRFIGDCIFAGFIRSDNMDNYQSGIFVGIAQTAWSLIVAYSLKSWVIKIYYLLFIFLIFLGIHFSTIRHIAIKIMGKKADLY; encoded by the coding sequence ATGAGTGAAAGCCCTCTTGTTTCAATATGTATCCCGACATTTAACCGTGCAGGAATGGTTGGAAAGGCAATAGAAAGTGCTCTTTCTCAGACATATCAAAACATAGAAGTTATTGTTGTTGACAATGCTTCAACAGATAATATTGAGGAATTTGTCGCTTCGTTTGACGATTCTAGGCTAAAATTTGTTAAAAACGAAGAAAATTTAGGACTGTTCGGAAATTTTAACAGATGCATTGATCTTTATAATGGCTCTTTTCTTCACATTCTTCATTCTGATGATTACATAGACAAAGATTTTACAGAAAAATGTGTCTGTTTTTTTAAGGAGCATCCTGATGTATGGCTTACTTCGACATCTTCGTGTATTATCGGTGATGATAATATTAAGGAAAACCAGTACTCTGACAAGGATATTGTATTTAAGTCACCCGAAGGTTTCAGGAGGCTTCTTTCGGAGAGATGTTTCATATCATGTCCTTCGGTTATGGTAAGGAGGGGGCTTTATGAGGAGATTGGAAAATTTTCTCTTGAATATCCATATTCATCAGATTATTATCAATGGCTGAGGGTATCGCGTGTTTTTGATATTGGTTATATCAGTGATGCATGGGTAAACTATAGGATTGGAAAGCACTCAGAATCATACAGGCTCTTGTTTTCAACTCCTCTGGGTTATATGGATACATTGGAGATTTATACAAGGCTTGTAGGAGAGTTGGGAAGTGAAGTTGTGGATTATTCGTCTGAGCTCAATCTGTCATTGAGAAGATTTATTGGTGACTGTATATTTGCAGGCTTTATTAGATCTGATAATATGGATAATTACCAATCTGGTATTTTTGTAGGTATTGCTCAGACAGCATGGTCGCTGATTGTAGCATACTCGTTAAAGTCATGGGTAATAAAAATTTATTATTTGTTATTTATATTTTTAATTTTTTTGGGAATTCATTTTTCAACTATACGACATATTGCAATAAAAATAATGGGGAAAAAGGCAGATTTATATTAA
- a CDS encoding IS701 family transposase: protein MTKRIRTFRSNLGQLPKSEVFIDFFKTKTNNLFPIGIDCIKGLFTIESRSNLTKISDWTSERDNQAFSHFLSNSPWDHSKITHWIYSNVNDFVGKNGALVIDEKGSKKKGKHSVGVKRQYSGNTGKVDNCQVGVYSCYVKAAKRIILDFKLYLPKEWCDDSERCDKAGIPQEYRIFKTKGELCLELIIRAIEEGVKFSFVCMDGFYGGIPQLLTKLEKMGITYMASVKSANRVYLEEPKYGIPPRKGKRGRMPTRIRVLNTSPIHISKIAKLADDWQKIEIRDSTKGLLEEEFIMRKVWRIDGKENRALPVLLLVRRELDENNKIVHKYSFCNDVTITSLKKLAEMQASRYWIERSFQDAVDLAKMDDYQVRGWRGWHHHIALVILAMFYLWLDFKNLASKTEFELTIYHMRLIIRCKYPLNPITSEKVAHIIVRNCINQERTKLSKSKKKCTTNVS from the coding sequence TTGACAAAAAGGATTCGTACTTTTCGATCAAACTTGGGACAGTTACCTAAATCAGAGGTTTTTATTGACTTTTTTAAAACAAAGACTAATAATCTATTTCCAATTGGTATAGACTGTATTAAAGGTCTTTTTACAATTGAAAGTAGATCTAACCTTACAAAGATCTCTGATTGGACAAGCGAAAGAGATAATCAGGCCTTTTCTCATTTTCTCTCAAATTCGCCGTGGGATCATTCTAAGATAACACATTGGATTTATTCAAATGTTAACGATTTTGTTGGGAAAAACGGTGCATTAGTCATTGATGAGAAAGGTTCAAAAAAGAAAGGAAAACATTCAGTTGGAGTAAAAAGGCAATATTCTGGGAATACGGGCAAAGTTGATAACTGCCAGGTAGGAGTTTATTCATGCTATGTTAAGGCAGCAAAAAGAATAATTCTTGATTTTAAGCTTTATCTCCCTAAAGAATGGTGTGATGACTCTGAACGATGTGACAAAGCGGGGATCCCTCAGGAATACAGAATTTTCAAAACTAAAGGAGAATTATGCCTTGAATTAATAATTCGAGCAATAGAAGAAGGTGTTAAGTTTAGTTTTGTTTGTATGGATGGATTTTATGGAGGTATTCCGCAGCTGCTAACAAAACTCGAAAAGATGGGAATAACATACATGGCCTCAGTTAAATCAGCAAATCGTGTTTATCTTGAAGAGCCAAAATATGGAATTCCACCGAGGAAAGGCAAAAGAGGGAGAATGCCAACCAGAATTAGAGTACTCAACACCTCACCAATCCACATCTCAAAAATTGCAAAATTGGCTGATGATTGGCAAAAAATTGAGATTAGAGACTCTACGAAAGGTCTTCTTGAAGAAGAATTTATTATGAGAAAGGTTTGGAGGATAGATGGCAAAGAAAACAGAGCTCTCCCAGTCCTTCTTCTTGTTCGTAGGGAATTGGATGAAAATAACAAAATAGTGCACAAATATTCATTTTGTAATGATGTTACAATCACTTCTTTGAAGAAATTAGCAGAAATGCAGGCTTCGAGGTACTGGATTGAGCGCTCTTTCCAGGATGCTGTGGATCTTGCAAAAATGGATGATTATCAGGTTAGAGGTTGGAGGGGATGGCATCATCATATAGCACTTGTAATTCTTGCTATGTTCTATTTATGGCTTGATTTCAAAAATTTAGCGAGTAAAACAGAATTTGAACTCACAATTTATCACATGAGACTCATAATACGATGTAAATACCCTTTGAATCCTATTACGAGTGAAAAAGTTGCCCATATTATAGTGCGAAATTGTATAAACCAAGAGAGAACAAAATTGTCAAAATCGAAGAAAAAGTGCACAACAAATGTAAGTTGA